The following proteins are encoded in a genomic region of Sander lucioperca isolate FBNREF2018 chromosome 23, SLUC_FBN_1.2, whole genome shotgun sequence:
- the enosf1 gene encoding mitochondrial enolase superfamily member 1 isoform X2, translated as MSHKIINVTVRDVRFPTSLEQHGSDAMHTDPDYSTAYVVIDTDCGLKGFGFTFTLGKGTEIVVCAVEALAGLVVGKFLQDIVSDFRGFYRLLTSDGQMRWLGPEKGVIHLATAAVLNAVWDLWARAEGKPLWKLLVDMDPKQIVSCIDFRYITDALTEEEALDILMKAQDGKQHREDLMLKEGYPAYTTSCAWLGYSDQLLKQLCTDALKSGWTKFKVKVGADLEDDIRRCRLIRQMIGPSNTLMIDANQRWDVAEAISWVSSLAEFKPLWIEEPTSPDDILGHAAISKALAPLGIGVATGEQCHSRVMFKQFLQASALQFVQIDSCRLGSVNENLAVLLMAHKFQVPVCPHAGGVGLCELVQHLILFDYICVSGSLRMCEYVDHLHEHFTSPVVIHNAHYMPPKEPGYSCEMLESSVQRHQYPDGDVWKMIINK; from the exons ATGTCGCACAAAATTATTAATGTGACAGTCAGGGATGTGAGATTCCCGACGTCGTTGGAGCAGCACGGCTCTGATGCGATG CACACCGACCCGGATTATTCAACCGCATATGTGGTTATCGACACGGACTGCGGGTTGAAAGGCTTCGGCTTCACATTCACTCTGGGGAAAGGCACGGAGATTG TGGTGTGTGCTGTGGAAGCCCTGGCTGGTCTCGTTGTCGGGAAATTCTTGCAGGACATTGTGAGCGACTTCCGTGGATTTTACCGCCTCCTGACCAGTGATGGTCAGATGAGATGG TTAGGCCCAGAGAAAGGAGTGATCCACCTGGCCACGGCTGCAGtcctgaatgctgtgtgggaCCTGTGGGCGAGGGCAGAGGGCAAG CCGCTGTGGAAGCTGCTTGTTGACATG GATCCCAAGCAGATTGTCTCATGCATTGACTTCAGATACATCACTGATGCGCTTACAGAGGAGGAGGCTCTAG ACATACTCATGAAAGCACAGGATGGCAAGCAGCACAGAG AGGATCTCATGCTGAAAGAGGGTTATCCTGCCTACACCACCTCCTGTGCATGGCTCGGATACTCAGACCAGCTGCTCAAACAG CTCTGCACGGATGCACTTAAAAGTGGTTGGACCAAGTTCAAGGTGAAAGTCGGTGCTGATCTAGAAGATGACATACGCAGGTGCCGCCTCATAAGGCAAATGATTGGACCCAGTAACACTTTG ATGATCGATGCCAACCAGAGATGGGACGTAGCCGAGGCCATCAGCTGGGTGTCCAGCCTGGCTGAGTTCAAACCTCTTTGGATTGAGGAGCCCACGTCTCCAGACGACATCCTGGGTCACGCTGCTATCTCCAAG GCTTTGGCTCCTCTCGGGATTGGGGTGGCAACAGGAGAGCAG TGTCACAGCAGGGTGATGTTTAAGCAGTTCCTCCAGGCCTCAGCTCTGCAGTTTGTCCAGATAGACAGCTGTCGGCTGGGCAGTGTCAACGAGAACCTGGCTGTGCTTCTGATGGCCCACAAGTTCCAGG TGCCTGTTTGTCCTCATGCTGGAGGAGTCGGTCTCTGTGAGCTCGTCCAGCATCTGATTCTGTTCGACTACATCTGTGTGTCTGGAAGTC TCagaatgtgtgaatatgtggaTCACCTACATGAACACTTCACCAGTCCTGTGGTAATTCATAACGCCCACTACATGCCTCCCAAG
- the enosf1 gene encoding mitochondrial enolase superfamily member 1 isoform X1, producing MSHKIINVTVRDVRFPTSLEQHGSDAMHTDPDYSTAYVVIDTDCGLKGFGFTFTLGKGTEIVVCAVEALAGLVVGKFLQDIVSDFRGFYRLLTSDGQMRWLGPEKGVIHLATAAVLNAVWDLWARAEGKPLWKLLVDMDPKQIVSCIDFRYITDALTEEEALDILMKAQDGKQHREDLMLKEGYPAYTTSCAWLGYSDQLLKQLCTDALKSGWTKFKVKVGADLEDDIRRCRLIRQMIGPSNTLMIDANQRWDVAEAISWVSSLAEFKPLWIEEPTSPDDILGHAAISKALAPLGIGVATGEQCHSRVMFKQFLQASALQFVQIDSCRLGSVNENLAVLLMAHKFQVPVCPHAGGVGLCELVQHLILFDYICVSGSLSNRMCEYVDHLHEHFTSPVVIHNAHYMPPKEPGYSCEMLESSVQRHQYPDGDVWKMIINK from the exons ATGTCGCACAAAATTATTAATGTGACAGTCAGGGATGTGAGATTCCCGACGTCGTTGGAGCAGCACGGCTCTGATGCGATG CACACCGACCCGGATTATTCAACCGCATATGTGGTTATCGACACGGACTGCGGGTTGAAAGGCTTCGGCTTCACATTCACTCTGGGGAAAGGCACGGAGATTG TGGTGTGTGCTGTGGAAGCCCTGGCTGGTCTCGTTGTCGGGAAATTCTTGCAGGACATTGTGAGCGACTTCCGTGGATTTTACCGCCTCCTGACCAGTGATGGTCAGATGAGATGG TTAGGCCCAGAGAAAGGAGTGATCCACCTGGCCACGGCTGCAGtcctgaatgctgtgtgggaCCTGTGGGCGAGGGCAGAGGGCAAG CCGCTGTGGAAGCTGCTTGTTGACATG GATCCCAAGCAGATTGTCTCATGCATTGACTTCAGATACATCACTGATGCGCTTACAGAGGAGGAGGCTCTAG ACATACTCATGAAAGCACAGGATGGCAAGCAGCACAGAG AGGATCTCATGCTGAAAGAGGGTTATCCTGCCTACACCACCTCCTGTGCATGGCTCGGATACTCAGACCAGCTGCTCAAACAG CTCTGCACGGATGCACTTAAAAGTGGTTGGACCAAGTTCAAGGTGAAAGTCGGTGCTGATCTAGAAGATGACATACGCAGGTGCCGCCTCATAAGGCAAATGATTGGACCCAGTAACACTTTG ATGATCGATGCCAACCAGAGATGGGACGTAGCCGAGGCCATCAGCTGGGTGTCCAGCCTGGCTGAGTTCAAACCTCTTTGGATTGAGGAGCCCACGTCTCCAGACGACATCCTGGGTCACGCTGCTATCTCCAAG GCTTTGGCTCCTCTCGGGATTGGGGTGGCAACAGGAGAGCAG TGTCACAGCAGGGTGATGTTTAAGCAGTTCCTCCAGGCCTCAGCTCTGCAGTTTGTCCAGATAGACAGCTGTCGGCTGGGCAGTGTCAACGAGAACCTGGCTGTGCTTCTGATGGCCCACAAGTTCCAGG TGCCTGTTTGTCCTCATGCTGGAGGAGTCGGTCTCTGTGAGCTCGTCCAGCATCTGATTCTGTTCGACTACATCTGTGTGTCTGGAAGTCTCAGCAACAG aatgtgtgaatatgtggaTCACCTACATGAACACTTCACCAGTCCTGTGGTAATTCATAACGCCCACTACATGCCTCCCAAG
- the LOC116045280 gene encoding tyrosine-protein kinase yes translates to MGCIKSKEDKGPTMKYRPENSTVSDPNSTITTPHVGHYGPDPTQLQQNQPPSSSGSGAANFNHTLTPFGGSSAMTPFGGASSSFSGPVSNSFSGTVSSGVTFFVALYDYEARTSDDLSFKKGDRFQIINNTEGDWWEARSINTGRNGYIPSNYVAPADSIQAEEWYFGKMGRKDAERLLLNPGNHRGTFLVRESETTKGAYSLSIRDWDETKGDNVKHYKIRKLDSGGYYITTRAQFDTLQKLVKHYTEHADGLCHRLTTVCPTVKPQTQGLAKDAWEIPRESLRLELKLGQGCFGEVWMGTWNGTTKVAIKTLKPGTMSPEAFLQEAQIMKKLRHDKLVPLYAVVSEEPIYIVTEYMAKGSLLDFIKEGDGKFLKLPLLVDMAAQIADGMAFIERMNYIHRDLRAANILVADNLVCKIADFGLARLIEDNEYTARQGAKFPIKWTAPEAALYGRFTIKSDVWSFGILLTELVTKGRVPYPGMVNREVLEQVERGYRMPCPQGCPESLHEMMKLCWKKDPDERPTFEYLQSFLEDYFTATEPQYQPGENL, encoded by the exons ATGGGTTGCATTAAGAGCAAAGAGGACAAAGGCCCTACGATGAAGTATCGGCCAGAGAATTCAACAGTGTCAGACCCAAACTCCACCATAACCACACCTCACGTAGGTCACTACGGACCGGATCCCACCCAGCTGCAGCAGAACcaacctccctcctcctcaggcTCTGGGGCTGCAAACTTCAACCACACCCTCACGCCGTTTGGTGGCTCGTCTGCCATGACTCCCTTTGGAGGGGCATCATCCTCCTTCTCCGGTCCTGTGTCCAACTCGTTTTCTGGAACTGTCTCAA gtGGTGTTACGTTCTTTGTGGCTTTGTATGACTATGAAGCCAGAACATCTGACGatctttcatttaaaaaaggagACCGATTCCAGATCATTAACAATAC AGAGGGAGACTGGTGGGAGGCTCGCTCCATCAACACGGGGAGGAATGGCTACATCCCGAGCAATTATGTGGCCCCTGCTGACTCCATCCAGGCTGAAGA GTGGTATTTTGGTAAGATGGGACGCAAAGATGCTGAGAGGTTGCTGCTGAATCCAGGAAACCATCGAGGAACTTTCCTGGTGCGAGAAAGTGAAACTACTAAAG GAGCTTATTCTCTCTCCATACGAGACTGGGATGAAACCAAAGGAGACAATGTGAAACACTACAAGATCCGCAAGCTTGACAGTGGGGGCTACTACATCACTACCCGGGCACAGTTTGACACTTTACAGAAGCTTGTCAAACACTACACAG AGCATGCCGACGGGCTTTGCCACAGGCTGACCACAGTTTGCCCCACAGTCAAGCCTCAGACTCAGGGGCTTGCTAAAGATGCCTGGGAGATCCCCCGGGAATCCTTGCGACTGGAGCTCAAACTGGGCCAGGGCTGCTTTGGAGAGGTCTGGATGG GCACGTGGAACGGCACCACTAAGGTGGCCATAAAGACGCTGAAGCCGGGCACTATGTCGCCTGAGGCCTTCCTCCAAGAGGCTCAGATCATGAAGAAGCTCAGGCACGACAAACTGGTGCCTCTTTATGCTGTGGTGTCTGAAGAACCCATTTATATCGTCACAGAGTACATGGCCAAAG GAAGCTTGCTCGACTTCATCAAAGAGGGTGATGGAAAATTCCTGAAGCTTCCCTTGTTGGTAGACATGGCTGCACAG aTCGCTGACGGCATGGCCTTCATCGAGAGGATGAACTACATCCACAGGGACCTGCGCGCCGCAAACATTCTCGTAGCCGACAACCTGGTGTGCAAGATCGCAGACTTTGGTCTGGCCAGGTTGATAGAGGACAATGAGTACACAGCGAGGCAAG GAGCCAAATTCCCAATTAAATGGACAGCCCCAGAGGCTGCCCTGTATGGCCGCTTCACCATCAAATCAGACGTCTGGTCCTTTGGGATCTTACTCACCGAGCTGGTCACCAAAGGCAGAGTGCCCTACCCAG GCATGGTGAACCGCGAGGTACTGGAGCAGGTGGAGCGAGGCTACCGCATGCCCTGCCCCCAGGGGTGCCCCGAGTCCCTGCACGAGATGATGAAGCTCTGCTGGAAGAAGGACCCGGACGAGAGGCCCACTTTCGAGTACCTCCAGTCCTTCCTGGAGGACTATTTCACTGCCACAGAGCCACAGTACCAACCTGGAGAGAACCTATAG